The Hypanus sabinus isolate sHypSab1 chromosome 3, sHypSab1.hap1, whole genome shotgun sequence genome contains a region encoding:
- the LOC132390762 gene encoding high-affinity choline transporter 1, producing MTVHIDGIVAIVLFYLLILFVGLWAAWKSKNSASQGAIARSEAIMIGERDIGLLVGGFTMTATWVGGGYINGTAEAVYVPGYGLAWAQAPFGYALSLVVGGLFFAKPMRARGYVTMLDPFQQIYGKRMGGLLFIPALLGEIFWSAAILSALGATLSVIVDINISLSVIISAVIAIFYTLMGGLYSVAYTDVVQLFCIFLGLWISIPFAMLNPAVTDITTTANHEVHQEPWMGTINSKDSLNWIDNFLLLMLGGIPWQVYFQRVLSASSATYAQVLSFLAAFGCIVMAIPSVLIGAIGASTDWNQTSYGLPDPKSRNETDMILPIVLQHLCPSYVSFFGLGAVSAAVMSSADSSILSASSMFARNIYHLAFRQEATDKEIVWVMRITIFLFGGAATSMALLAKSIYGLWYLSSDLVYVIIFPQLISVLFIKGTNTYGSIAGYVIGFLLRISGGEPYLHMQPFIFYPGCYLEHTFGADPVYVQRFPFKTMAMLFSFLGNVGVSYLAKHLFESGILPQKLDFLDSVVSQHSKENMDKTSLVNHDNITLSELVRVNAKNSASLNAAFTNKVAFEDTVTTPEFSKSDND from the exons ATGACTGTTCACATCGACGGGATTGTAGCGATCGTCCTGTTTTACCTGTTAATCTTATTCGTTGGATTATGGGCAGCCTGGAAAAGTAAAAACTCAGCCTCGCAAGGAGCAATCGCTCGGAGTGAAGCCATAATGATCGGGGAAAGGGATATCGGTCTACTGGTTGGTGGATTCACCATGACGG CGACCTGGGTTGGCGGTGGTTATATCAATGGCACAGCAGAAGCGGTTTATGTCCCTGGGTACGGCTTAGCCTGGGCACAGGCTCCCTTCGGATACGCACTCAGCCTGGTTGTAG GCGGCTTGTTTTTCGCTAAACCCATGCGTGCGCGGGGTTACGTGACCATGTTGGACCCTTTTCAGCAGATCTACGGCAAACGAATGGGGGGACTGCTCTTCATCCCCGCTCTCCTGGGAGAAATCTTCTGGTCCGCAGCCATACTCTCCGCGCTAG GTGCAACTTTAAGCGTCATTGTGGACATCAATATAAGCTTGTCGGTGATTATTTCTGCGGTGATCGCGATATTCTACACTCTGATGGGTGGACTGTACTCGGTCGCGTACACGGATGTGGTCCAGTTGTTCTGCATCTTCTTGGGTTTG TGGATCAGTATACCGTTCGCCATGTTAAATCCCGCAGTTACAGACATTACCACGACCGCAAACCATGAAGTTCATCAGGAGCCTTGGATGGGAACGATAAATTCAAAGGACAGTTTAAACTGGATAGACAACTTCCTGTTACTG ATGCTGGGTGGAATCCCATGGCAGGTCTATTTTCAGAGAGTCCTTTCCGCTTCCTCTGCTACCTATGCACAAGTCCTCTCCTTTCTCGCTGCCTTCGGCTGCATAGTCATGGCCATCCCGTCTGTACTAATCGGTGCAATAGGAGCATCTACTG ACTGGAATCAAACTTCCTATGGCTTGCCGGACCCTAAAAGCAGGAATGAGACTGACATGATTTTGCCCATAGTGCTGCAGCATCTGTGCCCGTCCTACGTCTCCTTTTTCGGCCTTGGcgcagtctctgctgcagtgatGTCTTCGGCTGATTCTTCTATCTTATCAGCAAGTTCTATGTTCGCTCGGAATATTTACCATCTTGCTTTCAGACAAGAG GCCACAGACAAGGAAATAGTGTGGGTAATGCGAATCACCATATTCCTGTTTGGAGGAGCTGCAACATCTATGGCACTGTTGGCTAAGTCAATCTATGGCCTCTGGTATCTGAGCTCAGATCTTGTCTACGTTATTATCTTCCCTCAGTTAATATCAGTGCTCTTCATCAAGGGAACAAACACTTACGGCTCCATTGCTGGATATGTCATTGGCTTTTTGCTTCGAATTAGTGGCGGCGAACCATATTTACATATGCAGCCATTTATTTTTTACCCTGGATGTTACTTAGAGCATACATTTGGAGCTGATCCTGTTTATGTTCAAAGATTTCCCTTTAAAACTATGGCCATGTTATTCTCCTTCCTGGGCAACGTTGGTGTTTCATATCTGGCCAAGCACCTGTTCGAAAGTGGAATATTGCCACAAAAGTTAGACTTCCTTGACAGCGTTGTGTCACAACACAGTAAGGAAAACATGGACAAAACATCTTTGGTGAACCATGACAATATTACTTTGTCCGAGCTGGTACGTGTTAATGCAAAGAACAGTGCTTCACTCAATGCTGCTTTCACCAATAAGGTAGCATTTGAAGACACTGTGACAACTCCTGAATTTTCTAAGTCAGACAATGATTGA